Genomic window (Allostreptomyces psammosilenae):
GGCGTAGGCCGCGGAGATCTGCCGCTCGGAGTCCTCCAGGTAGGCGGCGAGCAGACGCTCCGCGCGGTCGGTGTCGCCCTCCTGGAGGCTGCGCAGGATCTCCCGGTTGCGCGTCAGGTACGGCTCGTGGAAGCGGCGCGCGTCCTGCATCGCGTGGAAGACCAGCCGGAGTTCCGCGAGCACGCCGCGCATCAGCTCGTCGGTGCGGGGGCTGCCCGCCAGCGCGGCCACCGCCTGGTGGAAGTGGATGTTCGCGGTGCCGAGCGCCCGCCAGTCCTCGCGCTCGGCCGCCCGCTCACCCTCGGCCACCGCCTCGGCCGCGGCCTGGAGCGGGAAGGGCGGCGCGCCCAGACCGCGCACCGCGGCGCACTCGACCAGCCTGCGCACCCGGTAGATGTCCACCACGTCCTCGACGGCGTGCACCCGGACGAAGACGCCCCGGTTGAGCTCGTGGACCAGCAGCCGTTCCCGGGTGAGCAGCCGGAAGGCCTCCCGCAGGGTGTTGCGGGAGACGCCCAGGGCGCCGCCGATGCTGTCCTCGGACAGCCTGCTCCCGGGCGGGAAGAACCCCTCGGCGACGCGGGTGCGCAGGATGTCCGCGACGCGCTCCGCCGTGCTGGTGCGGCCGAGCAGCGGCCGGTCCCGCTCCAGCCCGGTGATGTCGACGAGCCCGTGGCCGGCCTCGGTGCCCACGGCTGCCTCCTTCCGAGCGCGCTGAACGCGGTTGTGAACGCCCGTGTGGGGTGGGGCTCCGAGTCAACCGCAGAAATGAGAACGAAACAACATGCCTCTTGTCGGATCGTTCAACGATCCTCAGCATGGGTAGGCATGGACCGGTGGCGGTCCCGACACCGGAGGGGAGTGCTCGGGGCCGTCACGCCGTCGCACCCGGCACCGTCGCACCTCGCACCGTCGCACCGTCGCCCAGCAACCGTCGCACTGTCGCACCGTCGCACCGTCAGCCGGATGTCGCGCGCGTCGACTTGGCGCCTCCATCGCGCGGCCCCGTCGCCTCCCGCGCCCGCCGACCCGCGCCGCTGCCCGCTGCCCTCTGCCCGCGCACGATTCCACGCTCCGTCACTCCTGTGAGGTGTGAGCATGATCAACGACGCGCCCTCCACCACCGCGACCGGGGTCGAGCAGGACACCGGACCCATGGCCTGGTACCGCGCCCTGGGGCCCCGGGGCCGGCGGGCCTTCGTCGGCGCCTTCGGCGGTTACGGCCTGGACGCCTACGACTTCTACGTCCTGCCGCTCGGCATGGTCGCCATCGCCGGCTACTTCGGCCTGACCACCGGCCAGACCGGCCTGCTGACCACCGTCACGCTGGTCGTCTCGGCCGTGGGCGGCGCCGTCGCCGGCGTGCTCGCCGACCGGATCGGCCGCGTGCGGGCCCTGGCCATCACCGTGACCACCTACGCGGTCTTCACGGTGCTGTGCGGCTGCGCGCCCAACTACGAGACGCTGCTGGTCTTCCGGGCCCTGCAGGGCCTCGGCTTCGGCGGGGAGTGGGCGGTCGGCGCCATCCTGGTCGCCGAGTACACCACGGCGCGCCACCGTGGGCGCACCGTCGCCGTCATCCAGAGCTCCTGGGCGGTCGGCTGGGGGCTCGCCGTGCTCGTCTCCACCCTGGTGTTCGAGTACCTGGACCCGGACCTGGCCTGGCGGGTGCTCTTCTGGACCGGCGTGCTCCCCGCGCTGCTCGTCGTCTACGTCCGGCGGAACGTCCGGGACGCCGACGTGGCGACCGCACGGATCGGCCGCGCCCGGGGCGGCGCCGGCGCCGGTTCGTTCACCGCCATCTTCCGCCGGGAGGGCGGCCTCGGGCGGACCACCCTGTTCGCCTCCCTGCTCGCCACCGGCGTCCAGGGCGGCTACTACACCCTCTCCACCTGGCTCCCGTCCTACCTGCGCGGCGAACGCGGCCTGACCGTGGTGGGCACCGGCGGGTACCTGGCCCTCCTCATCTCCGGCGCCTTCGCCGGCTACCTGACCGGCGGTTACCTGACCGACCGGCTGGGCCGCAAGCGGAACATCGCCCTGTTCGCCCTGCTGTCCGCCGGCTGCGTCCTCGCGTACACCAACATCCCCGCGGGCGCGGACGGGCTGCTGCTCGTCCTCGGCTTCCCGC
Coding sequences:
- a CDS encoding GntR family transcriptional regulator gives rise to the protein MGTEAGHGLVDITGLERDRPLLGRTSTAERVADILRTRVAEGFFPPGSRLSEDSIGGALGVSRNTLREAFRLLTRERLLVHELNRGVFVRVHAVEDVVDIYRVRRLVECAAVRGLGAPPFPLQAAAEAVAEGERAAEREDWRALGTANIHFHQAVAALAGSPRTDELMRGVLAELRLVFHAMQDARRFHEPYLTRNREILRSLQEGDTDRAERLLAAYLEDSERQISAAYAQRIASA
- a CDS encoding MFS transporter, coding for MINDAPSTTATGVEQDTGPMAWYRALGPRGRRAFVGAFGGYGLDAYDFYVLPLGMVAIAGYFGLTTGQTGLLTTVTLVVSAVGGAVAGVLADRIGRVRALAITVTTYAVFTVLCGCAPNYETLLVFRALQGLGFGGEWAVGAILVAEYTTARHRGRTVAVIQSSWAVGWGLAVLVSTLVFEYLDPDLAWRVLFWTGVLPALLVVYVRRNVRDADVATARIGRARGGAGAGSFTAIFRREGGLGRTTLFASLLATGVQGGYYTLSTWLPSYLRGERGLTVVGTGGYLALLISGAFAGYLTGGYLTDRLGRKRNIALFALLSAGCVLAYTNIPAGADGLLLVLGFPLGFCMSAIFSGFGSFLSELYPTAVRGSGQGFTYNTRRAVGAFFPTLVGFLAASWGVGGALVFGAVGYGVAVLALLGLPETRGRELT